In Halopseudomonas xinjiangensis, a single genomic region encodes these proteins:
- a CDS encoding HAD-IIIC family phosphatase, translating into MEQLCWLPPHADLAVAIGEAKREPDAVKRLQLAAGLAGFRRDFMSTNKLDRLAAEGLSQLGDDSLAAGLTSRRVAILASHTVDQLVPALRVAGLERRLALSVHVAPYGMYRQALLTDDTDLARFAPQVVVLALDARDAPIQLPLQSGDEDVAEAIQLRVDELRMLWRRARERFTAQIIQQTLVPMDPPVFGSYEALVPAAPYNVVQRLNHAIRLAAREEGVLLLDLAWHAAQGSYGDGLADAVRWHQAKQLVSPNLAPLYADHLARVIAASAGLSRKCLVLDLDNTLWGGVVGDDGVNGIQIGQGNPTGEAYLAFQHYVALLARRGIILAVCSKNDLAVAEAAFEHPEMVIKRSDIAAFVANWDDKAGNLRRIASMLDIGLDSLVFVDDNPAERDIVRRELPQVAVPELPEDVADYAARIAAGGYFEAVSFTADDAARGRSYALNVERKAALGQATDMDGYLRGLQMVMQATQVGPSELPRTTQLINKTNQFNLTTRRYSEAQVERFARDPRSLALAIRLSDKFGDNGLISVVLGGPEDQAAEDSLLIDSWVMSCRVLGRQVETAVLDALVQLARSKGYETLIGVYRPTARNGMVAEHYPKLGFEACPAPAAAEAEATYWRLALDSAAPKTHHIEIEIP; encoded by the coding sequence ATGGAACAGTTGTGTTGGCTCCCGCCTCATGCTGATCTTGCTGTGGCAATAGGGGAGGCCAAGCGCGAGCCGGATGCGGTCAAGCGTCTGCAGCTGGCCGCTGGGCTCGCTGGCTTCCGTCGAGACTTCATGTCGACCAACAAGCTTGATCGCCTTGCCGCTGAAGGCCTGTCACAGCTGGGCGATGATTCGCTGGCTGCCGGGCTGACCAGCCGCCGCGTGGCGATCCTCGCTTCCCACACGGTGGACCAACTTGTGCCGGCGTTGCGCGTGGCCGGGCTCGAACGTCGACTTGCGCTGTCCGTTCACGTCGCGCCATACGGAATGTATCGGCAGGCACTGCTCACTGACGACACCGACCTGGCCAGGTTCGCTCCGCAGGTAGTGGTGCTGGCGCTTGACGCGCGGGACGCACCGATCCAGCTGCCGCTCCAGTCTGGCGATGAGGATGTTGCCGAAGCGATCCAGTTGCGGGTGGACGAGTTACGGATGCTGTGGCGCCGCGCTCGCGAGCGCTTCACCGCGCAGATCATTCAGCAAACCCTGGTGCCGATGGATCCGCCGGTATTTGGTTCGTACGAAGCACTGGTGCCAGCGGCACCCTACAACGTCGTCCAGCGTCTGAACCACGCTATCCGACTTGCCGCACGGGAGGAGGGCGTTCTGCTGCTCGATCTCGCCTGGCACGCCGCGCAGGGCTCGTACGGTGACGGCCTGGCGGACGCGGTGCGCTGGCACCAGGCCAAGCAGTTGGTCAGCCCCAATCTTGCGCCCTTGTACGCCGACCATCTCGCGCGCGTCATTGCTGCCAGCGCCGGATTGTCGCGCAAATGCCTGGTGCTGGATCTGGACAACACCCTTTGGGGCGGGGTGGTTGGCGACGACGGGGTGAACGGCATTCAGATCGGGCAGGGCAATCCGACCGGGGAGGCCTATCTTGCGTTCCAGCATTACGTCGCGCTGCTGGCCCGGCGCGGGATCATCCTCGCGGTATGCAGCAAGAATGACCTGGCGGTCGCCGAAGCGGCTTTCGAACACCCGGAAATGGTGATCAAGCGCAGCGACATAGCCGCATTCGTTGCCAACTGGGATGACAAGGCCGGCAATCTGCGGCGGATCGCCTCGATGCTCGATATCGGCCTGGACAGCCTGGTATTCGTCGACGACAACCCGGCCGAGCGCGACATCGTGCGCCGTGAACTGCCTCAGGTGGCGGTACCGGAGCTGCCCGAGGACGTCGCCGACTATGCGGCGCGCATCGCTGCGGGCGGTTACTTCGAAGCCGTTTCTTTCACGGCCGACGATGCCGCCCGAGGCCGTAGTTATGCGCTCAACGTGGAGCGCAAAGCCGCACTTGGCCAGGCTACCGATATGGACGGCTATCTGCGCGGATTGCAGATGGTGATGCAGGCGACACAGGTGGGCCCGTCGGAGCTGCCACGTACCACGCAACTGATCAACAAGACCAATCAGTTCAACCTGACGACTCGGCGGTACAGCGAGGCGCAGGTCGAGCGCTTCGCCAGGGACCCGCGGTCGTTGGCGCTGGCTATCCGGCTCAGCGACAAGTTCGGTGACAACGGATTGATCAGCGTGGTGCTGGGTGGGCCTGAAGACCAGGCTGCCGAGGACTCCTTGCTCATCGACAGCTGGGTAATGAGCTGCCGGGTATTGGGGAGACAGGTCGAAACTGCCGTGCTCGATGCCCTGGTGCAGCTGGCACGCAGCAAGGGCTACGAGACGCTCATTGGCGTATACCGCCCGACCGCGCGTAACGGTATGGTCGCCGAACATTACCCGAAGCTTGGCTTCGAGGCGTGCCCCGCCCCGGCAGCCGCCGAGGCCGAAGCGACCTATTGGCGCCTTGCGCTTGATTCGGCCGCACCGAAAACACACCACATCGAGATCGAGATTCCATGA
- a CDS encoding porin, translating to MSRKLFTLTAIAAALALPTTASAYEIIGKQLEIYGQAHLSMDFVDNDTDSELALASNSSRLGFKGVTAINDQLNAIYQIESKIIFDEGGDNFAGRNTFVGLGGDFGKVLFGNQDTPVKNIRGVFDLFGDTVADARNVADQANRRAKNSIQYITPEMGGLIFGAMYSTAFEDTETEEGLENNDYSLMSAAVGYTAGGFEITAGYEKTDADVTEDETDAARLAAGYDFGGFRLGGMYDRVEADDADRDAWGANGMFTFGANALKVQYMMADDWSDVDDSGATQLSVGLDHSLAKNLKLYGIYSQLDNDDNTAAYRIKGGHDTDVYEVVAAGDDISVFSLGMVYKF from the coding sequence ATGTCACGCAAGCTCTTCACTCTGACCGCCATCGCCGCTGCCCTCGCACTGCCCACTACAGCTAGCGCTTACGAGATCATCGGCAAGCAGCTGGAGATTTATGGTCAGGCTCACCTGTCCATGGACTTCGTTGACAACGATACCGATAGCGAACTGGCACTGGCCAGCAACTCTTCGCGCCTGGGCTTCAAGGGCGTGACTGCGATCAACGATCAACTCAACGCCATTTATCAGATCGAATCCAAGATCATCTTCGACGAGGGCGGTGACAACTTCGCTGGCCGCAATACCTTCGTTGGTCTGGGCGGCGATTTCGGCAAGGTACTGTTCGGTAACCAGGATACCCCGGTCAAGAATATCCGCGGCGTGTTCGACCTGTTCGGCGACACCGTGGCAGACGCTCGCAACGTGGCCGATCAGGCCAACCGCCGCGCCAAGAACAGCATCCAGTACATCACTCCGGAAATGGGCGGCCTGATCTTCGGCGCCATGTACTCGACCGCTTTCGAAGACACTGAAACCGAAGAAGGCCTGGAAAACAACGATTACTCGCTGATGAGCGCCGCCGTCGGCTACACCGCTGGTGGTTTCGAAATCACCGCTGGTTACGAGAAGACTGATGCTGACGTGACAGAAGACGAAACCGATGCGGCGCGTCTGGCTGCCGGTTACGACTTCGGTGGCTTCCGTCTCGGCGGCATGTATGACCGCGTTGAAGCAGACGATGCTGATCGTGACGCGTGGGGCGCTAACGGCATGTTCACCTTCGGCGCCAATGCTCTGAAAGTGCAGTACATGATGGCTGATGACTGGAGCGACGTGGATGACAGCGGCGCTACTCAGCTGAGCGTTGGTCTGGACCACTCGCTGGCTAAGAATCTCAAGCTATACGGCATCTACAGCCAGTTGGATAACGACGACAACACCGCTGCCTACCGCATCAAGGGCGGCCACGACACCGACGTGTACGAAGTCGTAGCAGCCGGTGACGACATCAGCGTGTTCTCGCTGGGTATGGTCTACAAGTTCTGA
- a CDS encoding acyl carrier protein — protein sequence MTEDEVLKALHPLFQDVFDDDDIVLTPETSAPDIEGWDSLAHVSLIVAAEQRFGVKFRTAELESLRNVGHFAELISSKLNGV from the coding sequence ATGACCGAAGATGAAGTACTGAAAGCGCTGCATCCGTTGTTTCAGGACGTGTTCGATGATGACGACATTGTGCTCACCCCAGAGACCTCGGCGCCGGATATAGAGGGCTGGGACAGCCTGGCGCATGTGAGCCTGATCGTCGCTGCCGAGCAGCGCTTCGGAGTCAAATTCCGTACCGCAGAGCTCGAGTCGCTGCGCAACGTCGGTCACTTCGCCGAGTTGATCAGCAGCAAGCTCAATGGAGTCTAA
- a CDS encoding glutamine amidotransferase-related protein has protein sequence MKLGLLQCDDVTASLQARHGNYPEMFLRLLRQHIPSAEVQVFRTQDGELPEHVDACDAYLTTGSKYGVYDGLPWIAELEAFVVALWERHKPLVGICFGHQLMAQALGGEVRKSDKGWGVGVSFNRVTARKPWMEPWQDKLDLIVSHQDQVMLLPPQAEVLAHSEFCNYYLVQYGEHFMSVQGHPEFCKGYSCDLMNAREGLIPAERLRAGHASLNAEIDGPLMMRWIVAFLQRGASRYHALGSGAAAG, from the coding sequence ATGAAGCTTGGATTGTTGCAATGCGATGATGTGACCGCCAGCCTGCAGGCCAGGCATGGTAATTACCCGGAAATGTTTCTGCGGCTGCTGCGGCAGCACATCCCTTCAGCGGAGGTGCAGGTATTTCGGACGCAGGATGGCGAACTGCCCGAGCACGTCGATGCCTGCGATGCGTATCTGACGACGGGAAGCAAGTACGGGGTCTATGACGGCTTGCCATGGATTGCGGAGCTGGAGGCGTTTGTCGTCGCGCTATGGGAGCGACACAAGCCCCTCGTCGGTATCTGTTTCGGACATCAGCTGATGGCACAGGCGCTTGGCGGTGAGGTGCGGAAGTCGGACAAGGGGTGGGGAGTCGGCGTGTCCTTCAACCGGGTCACCGCTCGCAAGCCCTGGATGGAGCCCTGGCAGGACAAGCTAGATCTCATCGTCAGCCACCAGGATCAGGTGATGCTGCTACCGCCTCAGGCGGAAGTATTGGCGCACAGTGAGTTCTGCAATTACTACCTGGTGCAGTACGGAGAGCATTTCATGAGCGTTCAGGGGCACCCCGAGTTTTGCAAGGGCTATTCCTGCGACCTGATGAATGCTCGGGAAGGCTTGATCCCCGCTGAGCGTTTGCGTGCCGGGCACGCTTCGCTCAACGCCGAGATCGACGGGCCGCTAATGATGCGCTGGATAGTCGCTTTCCTGCAGCGCGGGGCCTCTCGCTACCACGCCCTGGGGTCCGGCGCGGCGGCCGGCTAA
- the ypfJ gene encoding KPN_02809 family neutral zinc metallopeptidase, with protein MDWRGRRQSSNIEDRRGESLRGGAGGAGLFMLLRFLPFLLRTRVGRIILVVGVLAFVGARMMGIDLLPALQGQGPAVAQSSRELTEQEQELTEFVSVVLADTEETWNTIFAQSGEQYREPTLVLFADRVRSACGTASAAVGPFYCPADNQVYLDLSFFRDLERQLGAPGDFAQAYVVAHEVGHHVQNLLGIGERVRQAGQGKSEAEINELSVRQELQADCFAGVWAHAANDERDLLDPGDLDEALTAASAIGDDRLQRRAGQEVVPDSFTHGSSEQRMEWFRRGFDSGNVRECDTFSASLQ; from the coding sequence GTGGATTGGCGAGGCAGACGGCAGAGCAGCAATATCGAAGATCGGCGGGGCGAGTCCCTGCGAGGTGGCGCTGGCGGAGCGGGGCTGTTCATGCTGCTGCGCTTTCTTCCATTTTTGCTGCGTACCCGGGTGGGGCGCATCATTCTGGTGGTTGGCGTACTCGCATTTGTCGGCGCGCGAATGATGGGCATAGACCTGTTGCCAGCCTTGCAAGGCCAGGGGCCCGCCGTCGCGCAGTCTTCGCGCGAACTTACCGAACAGGAACAGGAACTGACCGAGTTCGTTTCGGTAGTCCTTGCCGACACTGAAGAGACCTGGAATACCATCTTCGCGCAGAGCGGCGAGCAGTACCGCGAGCCGACGCTCGTGCTGTTTGCCGACCGGGTGCGCTCGGCGTGCGGGACGGCCAGCGCAGCAGTCGGCCCCTTTTATTGCCCGGCGGACAATCAGGTGTATCTCGACCTGTCGTTCTTTCGTGACCTGGAGCGCCAGCTCGGGGCGCCGGGTGACTTTGCTCAGGCCTACGTCGTAGCCCATGAGGTCGGGCACCACGTGCAGAATTTGCTGGGGATTGGTGAGCGGGTGCGTCAGGCCGGTCAGGGCAAGAGCGAGGCGGAGATCAACGAGTTGTCGGTTCGCCAGGAGTTGCAGGCGGATTGCTTTGCTGGTGTCTGGGCACATGCCGCCAACGATGAACGAGACCTGCTCGACCCGGGCGACCTGGACGAAGCGCTCACCGCCGCATCAGCCATAGGCGATGACCGTCTGCAGCGTCGCGCAGGGCAGGAGGTTGTACCGGACAGCTTTACTCATGGCTCGTCGGAACAGCGCATGGAGTGGTTCCGTCGCGGCTTCGATAGCGGGAATGTGCGAGAGTGCGATACGTTCTCCGCTTCGTTGCAGTAA
- a CDS encoding Lnb N-terminal periplasmic domain-containing protein, translated as MIVLSIFTLVVVLSSVWSVLALWFQLPWPTPARIAVAGCWILLALASLWLAWSGRHWSGAGTYVLMFAVLMLWWGRLEPSHQRQWADDLAHITTGTVEGDQVTLEHVRNFTWRSRDDYDELWETRSYDLSRLRSVDLITSEWGMPGIAHVLVSFGFDTGEFITFTVEIRRERNESFSAIGGFFKQFELAVLATDENDAVRVRTNVREEQAHIYRVSMPESAMRDLFMAYVNEANQLASEARFYHTVTANCTIIVYNMMRRIVDGLPLDHRLLLSARLPSYVKDVGGLQDSPLEELKERGRFSERARNIDQAEEFSEVIRRGVPGWEGKL; from the coding sequence ATGATTGTGTTGTCAATTTTCACCCTGGTGGTCGTGCTGTCCAGCGTTTGGTCAGTGCTCGCCTTATGGTTTCAACTGCCGTGGCCGACTCCGGCACGGATCGCTGTCGCCGGATGCTGGATCCTGCTGGCGCTTGCCTCGCTCTGGCTGGCCTGGAGCGGGCGACACTGGTCCGGGGCGGGCACGTATGTGCTGATGTTCGCCGTGCTCATGCTCTGGTGGGGTCGGCTCGAGCCCTCCCATCAACGGCAATGGGCGGACGATCTGGCCCACATCACCACCGGTACGGTGGAGGGCGATCAGGTCACGCTGGAGCATGTCCGGAACTTCACCTGGCGATCTCGCGATGATTACGATGAGCTATGGGAAACCCGGAGCTATGACCTGTCCCGGCTGCGCTCGGTCGATCTGATCACCTCGGAGTGGGGCATGCCGGGCATCGCCCATGTGCTGGTCTCGTTCGGCTTCGATACCGGCGAGTTCATTACCTTCACCGTGGAAATTCGCCGCGAGCGCAACGAGAGCTTTTCGGCCATCGGTGGGTTCTTCAAGCAGTTCGAATTGGCCGTTCTGGCGACGGATGAAAACGACGCGGTGCGTGTGCGCACCAACGTGCGGGAGGAACAGGCGCATATCTATCGGGTAAGCATGCCGGAATCGGCGATGCGTGATCTGTTCATGGCTTACGTCAACGAGGCCAATCAGCTGGCCAGCGAAGCTCGGTTTTATCACACGGTTACCGCAAACTGCACCATCATCGTCTACAACATGATGCGGCGGATCGTTGACGGTTTGCCGCTCGATCACCGCTTGTTGCTTTCAGCGCGTCTTCCCTCCTATGTGAAGGACGTGGGCGGCCTGCAGGACAGCCCGCTGGAAGAGCTGAAGGAACGTGGACGCTTCAGCGAGCGGGCGCGCAATATTGATCAGGCTGAAGAATTTTCGGAAGTGATACGTCGAGGCGTGCCGGGCTGGGAAGGAAAGCTCTGA
- a CDS encoding efflux RND transporter periplasmic adaptor subunit, protein MISSAVKYCFLLASTLLVACSEDQSQQQGSRPPPEVAVMTLETQPVQNVVELPGRVEAFRTAEVRARVTGIVQRRLYEEGTEVEAGQELFLIDPREMQANLNSAQAALESAQANATNATRNAERYEELVKRGAISRQEYDTAVANARTARAAVSQAEAAVESAQLSLEYSRVTAPIAGVAGRAEVTEGALVSAAEATLMTRVEQTDPVYVNIAQSNSDLLALRAQFASGQLVLPEDGKVEVRLILENGAEYPHPGYIDFLAMTVDRSTGTVAARAQFPNPDRSLLPGQFVQARVLAGSRPSGILIPQRAVMMTNRGGSVMVLSEANEAQTRQIQLGDMRGSAWVVRDGLEPGERIIVDGWQGVRSGSEVRTRPFEREPTPHENAASTDGQN, encoded by the coding sequence ATGATTTCGTCAGCCGTAAAGTATTGTTTTCTGCTTGCTTCAACCTTGCTTGTCGCCTGCTCGGAGGACCAGTCGCAGCAGCAAGGGTCCCGTCCACCGCCTGAAGTGGCGGTAATGACGTTGGAGACCCAGCCGGTGCAGAACGTGGTCGAATTACCCGGGCGGGTTGAAGCGTTCCGCACAGCCGAGGTTCGCGCGCGCGTCACCGGTATTGTCCAGCGCCGCCTGTACGAAGAAGGTACCGAGGTGGAAGCTGGCCAGGAGCTATTTCTGATCGATCCGAGGGAGATGCAGGCGAACCTGAATTCCGCCCAGGCCGCACTGGAAAGTGCCCAGGCCAACGCCACCAACGCCACCCGCAACGCAGAGCGCTATGAGGAGCTGGTCAAGCGCGGCGCCATCAGCCGTCAGGAGTACGACACCGCCGTCGCCAATGCACGTACTGCCCGAGCGGCGGTCTCCCAGGCCGAGGCAGCGGTGGAAAGCGCCCAGCTGAGCCTGGAATACTCGCGCGTCACCGCGCCCATTGCCGGAGTCGCCGGACGCGCGGAAGTCACCGAAGGGGCCCTGGTCAGTGCTGCCGAAGCCACGCTGATGACCCGAGTGGAGCAGACCGATCCTGTCTACGTGAACATAGCCCAATCCAACTCCGACCTGCTCGCCCTGCGCGCCCAGTTCGCTTCCGGACAACTGGTTCTGCCCGAGGACGGCAAAGTAGAGGTTCGGCTGATTCTGGAGAACGGTGCCGAATATCCGCACCCCGGCTACATCGACTTTCTGGCGATGACGGTTGATCGCTCAACCGGGACCGTCGCCGCCCGGGCGCAGTTTCCCAACCCCGATCGCTCGCTGCTGCCCGGTCAGTTCGTTCAAGCCAGAGTCCTCGCCGGCTCCAGACCCTCCGGAATATTGATCCCCCAAAGAGCGGTGATGATGACCAATCGCGGCGGCAGCGTCATGGTGCTCAGCGAGGCGAACGAGGCCCAGACACGACAGATCCAGCTGGGCGACATGCGCGGCAGCGCTTGGGTCGTGAGAGACGGACTGGAGCCAGGCGAACGCATCATCGTCGACGGCTGGCAAGGCGTTCGTAGCGGCAGCGAGGTACGCACCCGCCCCTTCGAGCGCGAGCCGACGCCGCACGAGAACGCTGCCAGCACCGATGGGCAGAACTGA
- a CDS encoding nucleoside deaminase, which yields MDAFMQVAIDEAREGLASGGIPIGSVIVHRGRIIGRGHNLRVQKGSAILHGEMSAFENAGRQPAEVYAESVLYTTLSPCSMCSGAIVLYGIPRVIVGENVTFQGEEDFLRSRGVEVTVLQDEQCVAMMRDFIRDQPQLWNEDIGEQD from the coding sequence ATGGACGCTTTCATGCAGGTAGCGATCGACGAGGCGCGTGAAGGTCTGGCTTCGGGCGGTATTCCGATCGGCTCGGTTATCGTGCACCGCGGGCGAATCATCGGCAGGGGACATAACCTTCGTGTTCAGAAGGGCAGCGCGATCCTGCATGGCGAGATGTCTGCGTTCGAAAATGCCGGGCGGCAACCGGCCGAAGTCTATGCCGAGTCGGTCTTGTACACCACGCTGTCACCGTGCTCGATGTGCAGCGGGGCGATCGTGCTCTACGGCATTCCTCGCGTCATTGTCGGGGAGAACGTTACTTTCCAGGGAGAAGAGGACTTTCTGCGCTCACGGGGCGTGGAGGTGACGGTTCTTCAGGATGAGCAATGTGTCGCCATGATGCGCGACTTCATCCGAGATCAACCGCAACTCTGGAACGAGGATATCGGCGAGCAGGACTGA
- a CDS encoding MBOAT family O-acyltransferase: protein MLFNSTVFIAGFLPVVLLGFILLAGTGRQRWAVIWLALASLFFYSWWNPAYLPLLVASIVANFVLGGYLMRRPSRWVLIAGVAANVLLLAYYKYTGFLFGTIDGALDTGWRIDDIILPLAISFFTFQQIAYLVDAYDGEVQEHDFFNYCLFIAFFPQLIAGPITHHGEMLPQFRDRDMFRPRVQSLAIGATVFLLGLFKKVIIADPLGQMASPSFAEAATGSIPGFVEAWTGAVGYTLQIYFDFSGYSDMAIGLALLFGISLPVNFNSPFKARNVIDYWSRWHMTLTRFLTAYIYNPIVLRKSRARLAAGKPQPRRGRMTAGTFAALVAYPTILTMFISGVWHGAGWQFVVFGLLHGFYLVVAHGWRAWKVRRGWELDSDRVVHRVAAVLVTFGCVVVAMVFFRAESVSAATAMLSGMLGLSGERGNLARGDALMIAALMVVVWALPNVEQWMGHARTALNFRAQPSWTERWLPVLTWRLTPVMGAAVGVAGFFALAVAFSEAPTEFLYFQF from the coding sequence ATGCTGTTCAATTCGACGGTCTTCATCGCCGGCTTCCTCCCGGTCGTCCTCCTCGGGTTCATTCTGCTTGCTGGTACTGGTCGCCAACGGTGGGCAGTGATCTGGCTCGCGCTGGCCTCGCTGTTCTTCTATAGCTGGTGGAATCCGGCGTATCTCCCTTTGCTCGTGGCGAGCATCGTGGCCAATTTCGTGCTGGGCGGGTACCTGATGCGCAGACCGTCGCGCTGGGTGCTGATTGCGGGCGTCGCCGCCAACGTGCTCCTGCTTGCCTACTACAAGTACACCGGGTTTCTGTTCGGCACGATTGATGGGGCGCTCGATACCGGTTGGCGTATCGATGACATCATCCTGCCGCTGGCAATTTCATTCTTCACCTTCCAGCAGATCGCCTATCTGGTCGATGCGTACGACGGCGAAGTGCAGGAGCACGACTTTTTCAACTATTGCCTGTTCATTGCGTTCTTCCCGCAGCTTATCGCTGGCCCGATCACCCACCATGGCGAGATGCTCCCGCAGTTTCGCGACCGCGATATGTTCAGGCCGCGCGTGCAGAGCCTGGCGATCGGGGCGACGGTGTTTCTGCTTGGCCTGTTCAAGAAGGTAATCATTGCCGATCCATTGGGGCAGATGGCTTCGCCAAGCTTCGCCGAGGCCGCGACAGGAAGCATTCCCGGTTTTGTCGAGGCGTGGACGGGCGCAGTGGGATATACGCTGCAGATCTACTTTGACTTTTCCGGCTACAGCGACATGGCGATAGGTCTGGCTCTGTTGTTCGGCATCAGCTTGCCCGTCAACTTCAACAGCCCGTTCAAGGCGCGAAACGTCATCGATTACTGGTCGCGCTGGCACATGACGCTGACGCGCTTCCTGACCGCTTACATCTACAACCCGATCGTTTTGCGCAAGAGCCGGGCGCGACTCGCTGCGGGTAAGCCGCAACCGCGGCGCGGCAGGATGACCGCAGGCACATTCGCCGCTCTGGTCGCGTATCCGACGATTCTGACGATGTTCATTTCCGGGGTCTGGCATGGCGCCGGGTGGCAATTCGTGGTGTTCGGTCTGCTGCATGGTTTCTATCTGGTCGTCGCCCATGGCTGGCGTGCCTGGAAAGTGCGCCGCGGGTGGGAGCTCGATAGCGACCGGGTTGTACATCGGGTAGCGGCAGTGCTGGTGACCTTCGGCTGCGTCGTCGTAGCCATGGTGTTCTTCCGTGCCGAAAGCGTTTCGGCAGCGACGGCAATGCTATCGGGGATGCTCGGCCTTTCCGGCGAGCGCGGCAATCTCGCCCGAGGCGATGCCTTGATGATCGCGGCGCTTATGGTAGTGGTTTGGGCGCTGCCAAACGTCGAGCAATGGATGGGCCATGCACGGACTGCGCTGAATTTCCGGGCGCAACCGAGCTGGACCGAACGCTGGCTGCCTGTGCTCACCTGGCGACTGACGCCTGTGATGGGAGCGGCGGTGGGTGTGGCGGGATTCTTTGCTTTGGCGGTGGCGTTTTCCGAAGCCCCCACGGAGTTTCTCTATTTCCAGTTCTGA
- the arfB gene encoding alternative ribosome rescue aminoacyl-tRNA hydrolase ArfB has product MIELSHNVSLDESELEITAIRAQGAGGQNVNKVSSAIHLRFDIRSSSLPDFFKERLLALSDHRVTRDGVVVIKAQQYRNQEQNREDAIRRLQELINESVVVQKPRRPTRASRTAKKKRVDSKTARGKVKALRGRVDP; this is encoded by the coding sequence ATGATCGAACTGTCTCACAATGTTTCGCTTGACGAGTCTGAGCTGGAAATCACCGCCATCCGGGCCCAGGGCGCCGGGGGGCAAAACGTCAACAAGGTGTCTAGCGCGATTCACCTCCGCTTTGATATTCGGAGCTCGAGCCTGCCGGATTTTTTCAAGGAGAGGCTTCTGGCGTTGTCTGATCATCGCGTCACGCGCGACGGGGTCGTGGTGATCAAGGCGCAGCAGTATCGCAATCAGGAGCAGAACAGGGAGGACGCCATACGTCGGCTGCAGGAACTGATCAACGAGTCGGTCGTGGTGCAGAAGCCGCGGCGCCCGACACGGGCCAGCCGCACTGCCAAAAAGAAGCGGGTCGACAGCAAAACCGCTCGTGGCAAGGTCAAGGCGCTGCGGGGGCGCGTGGATCCTTGA
- a CDS encoding ribonucleotide reductase subunit alpha: protein MHIQTYADLIAAARAQPEPQRLLFVFARAELPDGATAEQKASFEQGEGGALAPVLCVDKSTEEAADFQTLIEESAHTGMSWDVAFVSAMSGRGGVAPSSDETEQPLRMMTEQIQAAIVGQFLAVDRRGNLLQLV from the coding sequence ATGCACATTCAGACCTACGCCGATCTCATCGCCGCCGCACGCGCACAACCGGAGCCCCAGCGGCTGCTGTTCGTTTTCGCCCGGGCCGAGTTGCCCGATGGTGCCACGGCTGAGCAAAAGGCATCGTTCGAGCAAGGCGAGGGCGGTGCGCTCGCACCGGTGCTCTGTGTCGACAAGAGCACCGAGGAAGCCGCCGATTTCCAGACGCTGATCGAGGAATCCGCCCATACCGGGATGAGCTGGGATGTGGCCTTCGTGTCGGCGATGAGCGGCCGGGGCGGGGTGGCTCCCAGTAGCGACGAGACCGAACAGCCGTTACGCATGATGACCGAGCAGATCCAGGCCGCCATCGTCGGTCAGTTTCTGGCTGTCGATCGTCGGGGAAATCTTCTGCAGCTAGTGTGA